The region GCTGCGGGTGGTTTGCAAGCGCCGGGTGAATTACGGATTCCACCATTTCATGTTTTTCAAGCCACTTTGCGATTTCGAGAGCGGACTGTTCATGGGCCTTCAGCCGGACCTTAAGAGTACGCAACCCGCGCAGCGCCTGATAACAGTCTTCCTGAGGCGCGTAGGTCTCAAAAATATTGTAACAGCTTTCAAAAGCCTTCCAGCTTTGTTCATTGGTGGAAACTGTACCGAGCAGGATGTCGGAATGGCCGGAGATATATTTGGTCACCGACTGGATGGATACATCAACGCCCAGTTCAAAAGGATTAAGATAAAGAGGTGTTGCCCATGTATTGTCGAGAACCGAGACCACGCCCTTTTCCTGACATACCTTTGTAATCGCGGGGATATCCTGAATTTCAAGTGTATTTGAACCGGGAGATTCCATGAAGAGCAAGGTGGTGTTTTCACGGATGCAGCCGGCTATTTCCGCTCCGGCATCAGAAGGCAGATAATCGGCCTCAACACCGTATTTGGAAAGAAATTTATCACAAAAACTGCGGGTCGGACCATAAACGTTATCACAGATCAGAACATGGTCGCCCTGCTTTGTGTAAGCCATAAGAACCATCGTGATGGCGGCGAGGCCTGATTGCAAAGCCTTGCAGCCGTGCGCCCCTTCCAGCTCGGCCATGGCGGCTTCAAAGGAATTCTGGGCAGCCATGCCGCACAAGCCGTAAGCAATCCCATCATATTCGCCGGCGTTACTTTTCAAGAGATCGGCATAGGAATCAAAAAGTATGGTGGAGGCACGGTGCAAAGGGGGATTGATGGTATTTATAAATTCCTGAGCTTCGGCTTTGCCCGCATTGACCAGCTTGGTGGAAACATCTTTCATAGGAACTCCTTGTATTTTCTGATCCCGAATGTAAATGCGGGGAACTGGAAAAACAACCAGTCCCCCGCATTATTTAATATTTTCAAATAAATTAATCAGGCACTCAGCTTGAATAATAAAGAATATCGTGAAGATCAAACCTTTCTTAAGCCAGCTTAGCAAGCTCCGCTTCAATGAGTTCAAGAGGGAAATCTTCCCGGACAACCGCGTTGCCAAGTCTGTCCAGACCTACGATAACAACCGCGCCCTGCTTGACTTTCTTGTCTTTTTTCATGAGC is a window of Maridesulfovibrio sp. DNA encoding:
- the metC gene encoding cystathionine beta-lyase — its product is MKDVSTKLVNAGKAEAQEFINTINPPLHRASTILFDSYADLLKSNAGEYDGIAYGLCGMAAQNSFEAAMAELEGAHGCKALQSGLAAITMVLMAYTKQGDHVLICDNVYGPTRSFCDKFLSKYGVEADYLPSDAGAEIAGCIRENTTLLFMESPGSNTLEIQDIPAITKVCQEKGVVSVLDNTWATPLYLNPFELGVDVSIQSVTKYISGHSDILLGTVSTNEQSWKAFESCYNIFETYAPQEDCYQALRGLRTLKVRLKAHEQSALEIAKWLEKHEMVESVIHPALANHPQHHLWKRDFKGASGLFSFTIKDEFENMDHGLFVDSLQLFGIGYSWGGYKSLITGGKLQRTNPFGYEGKTIFRLNVGLEDVEDLIADLKQGLDRLR